In a genomic window of Glycine max cultivar Williams 82 chromosome 13, Glycine_max_v4.0, whole genome shotgun sequence:
- the LOC100305468 gene encoding Membrane magnesium transporter-like, translated as MGLGFVVGFLGLLILFHAAYSTIQYRGLLKITEEEFSGPPLNVVIEVTLGLVLCMWAALTVPGKFLSIHPHSEENRIVSLPSNLDFMIFNHRYKVFPVEMDVKLKH; from the exons ATGGGTTTAGGTTTTGTTGTCGGATTCCTCGGGCTTCTCATTCTATTTCATGCCGCATATTCCACCATCCAAT ACAGGGGTTTGTTGAAGATTACGGAGGAAGAGTTTTCAGGGCCTCCTTTGAAT GTGGTGATTGAGGTGACTCTAGGGTTAGTTCTTTGCATGTGGGCTGCACTAACCGTGCCAGGGAAATTTTTGTCCATCCACCCTCACTCTGAAGAGAACAG GattgtttctttaccttccAACCTGGACTTCATGATCTTCAACCATCGATACAAAGTCTTTCCTGTGGAAATGGATGTGAAGCTGAAGCATTGA
- the LOC100799580 gene encoding cell division cycle protein 48 homolog, with protein MANQPESSDAKGTKRDFSTAILERKKAPNRLVVDEAVNDDNSVVVLHPDTMEKLQLFRGDTILLKGKKRKDTICIALADETCEEPKIRMNKIVRNNLRVRLGDVVSVHQCADVKYGKRVHILPVDDTIEGVTGNLFDAYLKPYFLEAYRPVRKGDMFLVRGGMRSVEFKVIETDPAEYCVVAPDTEIFCEGEPVKREDENRLDEVGYDDVGGVRKQMAQIRELVELPLRHPQLFKSIGVKPPKGILLYGPPGSGKTLIARAVANETGAFFFCINGPEIMSKLAGESESNLRKAFEEAEKNAPSIIFIDEIDSIAPKREKTHGEVERRIVSQLLTLMDGLKSRAHVIVIGATNRPNSIDPALRRFGRFDREIDIGVPDEVGRLEVLRIHTKNMKLAEDVDLERIAKDTHGYVGADLAALCTEAALQCIREKMDVIDLEDETIDAEILNSMAVTNEHFQTALGTSNPSALRETVVEVPNVSWEDIGGLENVKRELQETVQYPVEHPEKFEKFGMSPSKGVLFYGPPGCGKTLLAKAIANECQANFISVKGPELLTMWFGESEANVREIFDKARGSAPCVLFFDELDSIATQRGSSVGDAGGAADRVLNQLLTEMDGMSAKKTVFIIGATNRPDIIDPALLRPGRLDQLIYIPLPDEDSRHQIFKACLRKSPVSKDVDLRALAKYTQGFSGADITEICQRACKYAIRENIEKDIERERRKRDNPEAMEEDIEEEEVAEIKAAHFEESMKYARRSVSDADIRKYQAFAQTLQQSRGFGSDFTFANTSSGGGGAATGTASDPFASAGGADEDDLYS; from the exons ATGGCCAACCAACCCGAGTCCTCTGATGC TAAGGGAACGAAGAGAGACTTTAGCACGGCGATCCTGGAACGCAAGAAGGCGCCAAACCGGCTTGTCGTCGACGAGGCTGTGAATGATGACAATTCCGTCGTGGTGCTTCATCCCGACACTATGGAGAAACTCCAGCTCTTCCGTGGTGACACTATTCTGCTCAAG ggaaagaaaaggaaggatacAATTTGTATCGCGCTTGCGGATGAGACTTGTGAGGAGCCGAAGATAAGGATGAACAAGATTGTGAGGAACAACCTTAGAGTTAGACTTGGAGATGTTGTCTCCGTTCACCAGTGCGCGGATGTTAAGTACGGAAAACGTGTGCACATTCTTCCCGTGGATGATACCATTGAAGGGGTTACTGGGAATCTCTTTGATGCTTACTTGAAAC CTTATTTCCTTGAGGCATATAGGCCAGTGAGGAAGGGTGATATGTTCCTTGTGAGAGGGGGGATGAGAAGTGTGGAGTTCAAGGTTATTGAAACTGATCCTGCTGAGTACTGTGTTGTTGCTCCAGACACTGAGATCTTCTGTGAGGGAGAGCCTGTTAAAAGGGAAGATGAGAATCGGTTAGATGAGGTTGGTTATGATGATGTTGGTGGTGTTAGAAAGCAGATGGCGCAGATTAGGGAACTGGTGGAACTGCCATTGAGGCATCCACAATTGTTCAAATCTATTGGTGTTAAGCCACCAAAAGGAATTCTTCTATATGGACCACCTGGGTCTGGTAAGACTTTAATTGCTCGGGCTGTTGCAAATGAAACCGGTGCCTTCTTTTTCTGCATTAACGGCCCTGAGATCATGTCAAAATTGGCTGGTGAGAGTGAAAGCAATCTCAGGAAGGCATTTGAGGAAGCTGAAAAGAATGCACCCTCTATTATCTTCATTGATGAGATAGATTCAATAGCTCCAAAGCGTGAGAAGACTCATGGGGAGGTTGAGAGGAGAATTGTTTCCCAGCTCTTGACCCTCATGGATGGGCTTAAATCCCGTGCACATGTAATTGTTATTGGAGCCACGAATCGTCCCAATAGCATTGACCCTGCTCTTAGGAGGTTTGGAAGATTTGATCGGGAGATAGATATTGGTGTTCCAGATGAAGTTGGGCGTCTAGAGGTTCTTCGTATCCATACAAAAAATATGAAGCTCGCTGAAGAT GTTGATTTGGAAAGGATTGCCAAGGACACCCATGGATATGTTGGTGCTGATTTGGCTGCTTTGTGTACTGAAGCTGCTCTTCAGTGCATCCGAGAGAAAATGGATGTCATTGACTTGGAAGATGAGACCATTGATGCTGAGATACTGAACTCAATGGCAGTGACAAATGAGCATTTCCAGACTGCCCTTGGAACAAGCAATCCTTCTGCTCTCCGAGAAACA GTTGTTGAAGTGCCCAATGTCAGCTGGGAAGATATTGGTGGTCTTGAAAATGTGAAGAGAGAACTCCAAGAG ACTGTTCAATATCCAGTGGAGCACCCTGAAAAATTTGAGAAGTTTGGAATGTCACCTTCCAAGGGGGTTCTTTTCTATGGTCCTCCTGGTTGTGGTAAAACCCTTTTGGCGAAAGCTATTGCCAATGAATGTCAGGCAAATTTCATCAGTGTCAAAGGTCCCGAGCTACTCACAATGTGGTTTGGAGAAAGTGAGGCAAATGTGAGGGAGATTTTTGACAAAGCTCGTGGTTCTGCTCCATGTGTCCTATTCTTTGACGAACTTGACTCTATTGCAACTCAG AGAGGCAGCAGTGTAGGAGATGCTGGTGGTGCTGCTGACAGGGTTTTGAATCAATTGCTTACAGAGATGGATGGGATGTCAGCAAAGAAAACTGTGTTCATCATTGGGGCCACTAATCGACCAGACATTATAGATCCCGCACTTCTGCGACCAGGTCGTCTGGACCAATTGATTTATATCCCACTCCCAGATGAGGATTCCCGTCATCAGATATTTAAAGCTTGCTTGAGAAAATCTCCTGTCTCAAAAGATGTTGACCTTAGAGCTCTTGCCAAGTATACTCAAGGGTTCAGTGGTGCAGATATTACTGAAATTTGCCAGCGTGCATGCAAGTATGCTATAAGAGAGAACATTGAGAAG GACATTGAGAGAGAAAGGAGGAAAAGAGATAACCCTGAGGCCATGGAAGAGGATATTGAAGAGGAAGAGGTAGCTGAAATCAAGGCAGCACATTTTGAAGAATCAATGAAGTATGCACGAAGGAGTGTAAGTGATGCTGACATTCGCAAGTACCAGGCTTTTGCACAAACATTGCAGCAGTCGAGAGGGTTTGGATCTGACTTCACTTTTGCAAATACCAGctctggtggtggtggtgctgcCACTGGCACTGCATCCGACCCTTTTGCAAGTGCTGGTGGAGCTGATGAAGATGATCTTTACAGTTAG